In Verrucomicrobiota bacterium, one DNA window encodes the following:
- a CDS encoding prolyl oligopeptidase family serine peptidase: protein VGNPDQDKEWFLQHSPALNADKIKAPLFVAQGAKDPRVNIAESNQIVEALKKRGVDVEYMVKENEGHGFHNEENRFSFYEAMEQFLKKHVPPVDTAKGRPPERAHG from the coding sequence TGGTCGGAAACCCGGATCAGGATAAGGAATGGTTTCTGCAGCATTCCCCGGCTCTGAACGCGGATAAGATCAAGGCACCGCTTTTCGTGGCTCAGGGCGCCAAAGATCCCCGGGTGAACATCGCCGAGTCGAACCAGATCGTGGAAGCGTTAAAAAAACGGGGCGTTGATGTCGAATACATGGTCAAGGAAAACGAAGGCCATGGTTTCCACAACGAGGAGAACCGCTTCTCCTTCTACGAAGCGATGGAGCAATTCTTGAAGAAGCACGTGCCGCCGGTCGATACGGCGAAAGGGCGGCCGCCAGAGCGCGCTCACGGGTAG